The Streptomyces sp. NBC_01244 genome contains a region encoding:
- a CDS encoding EF-hand domain-containing protein produces the protein MASAFQEQKLRGMFAAFDADGDGYLREADFAALVDRWSRLPGVGPGTELRVRVEALLMGWWAALLEAGDANGDGAVDMGELLSLVDRLPAMVAEVTATADTVFAAVDSNGDGRISPEEHHRLVETWNGRPVDMTGIFELLDLNGDGHLSREEFAQLWRQFWMSDDPAEPGNWLCGRFPH, from the coding sequence ATGGCCAGCGCGTTTCAGGAGCAAAAGCTCAGGGGGATGTTCGCCGCGTTCGACGCGGACGGTGACGGCTATCTGCGCGAGGCGGACTTCGCGGCCCTCGTCGACCGCTGGAGCCGGCTCCCGGGAGTGGGTCCCGGGACGGAGCTGCGCGTACGCGTGGAGGCGCTGCTGATGGGCTGGTGGGCGGCGCTGCTCGAAGCGGGGGACGCGAACGGGGACGGCGCGGTCGACATGGGTGAGCTGCTCTCCCTCGTCGACAGGCTGCCCGCGATGGTCGCGGAGGTCACCGCGACCGCCGACACCGTGTTCGCGGCCGTGGACTCCAACGGCGACGGCCGCATCTCGCCGGAGGAGCACCACCGGCTCGTCGAGACCTGGAACGGGCGGCCCGTCGACATGACGGGCATCTTCGAACTCCTCGACCTGAACGGCGACGGGCACCTCAGCCGCGAGGAATTCGCCCAGCTGTGGCGGCAGTTCTGGATGAGCGACGACCCGGCGGAACCGGGCAACTGGCTCTGCGGCCGGTTCCCGCACTAG
- a CDS encoding NAD-dependent protein deacetylase translates to MRTRPTLSWTPTPDLPPGTTDPGPVADALRAGGVLVLSGAGMSTESGIPDYRGERGSLRRHTPMTYQEFTSSARARRRYWARGHLGWRTFGQAAPNAGHRAVAAFGRYGMLSGVITQNVDGLHQAAGSEGVVELHGSLGRVVCLSCGALSTRRELARRLEEANAGFAPTPAALNPDGDADLTDDQVADFRPVPCAICGGVLKPDVVFFGENVPPERVGHCRDLVDAATSLLVLGSSLTVMSGLRFVRQAARAGKPVLIVNRDPTRGDRDAATRIALPLGTTLTALADGLGVPLPSTSRPGATEG, encoded by the coding sequence ATGCGTACGCGTCCCACTCTGAGCTGGACCCCGACCCCGGACCTGCCGCCCGGCACCACGGACCCGGGGCCGGTCGCCGACGCGCTGCGGGCCGGCGGGGTGCTGGTGCTCAGCGGCGCCGGGATGTCCACGGAGTCGGGCATCCCCGACTACCGGGGTGAGCGCGGCAGCCTGCGCCGGCACACGCCCATGACGTACCAGGAGTTCACCTCCAGCGCTCGGGCCCGGCGCCGGTACTGGGCACGCGGCCACCTGGGCTGGCGCACGTTCGGGCAGGCCGCGCCCAACGCCGGACACCGTGCCGTCGCGGCGTTCGGGCGGTACGGGATGCTCTCGGGTGTGATCACCCAGAACGTCGACGGACTGCACCAGGCCGCCGGCAGCGAGGGGGTGGTGGAACTCCACGGAAGCCTGGGCCGGGTGGTCTGCCTCTCCTGCGGAGCCCTCAGCACCCGCCGGGAACTCGCCCGGCGGCTGGAGGAGGCGAACGCGGGCTTCGCACCGACGCCCGCCGCGCTGAACCCGGACGGTGACGCCGACCTCACCGACGACCAGGTCGCGGACTTCCGCCCGGTGCCTTGCGCGATCTGCGGCGGCGTCCTCAAACCGGATGTGGTGTTCTTCGGCGAGAACGTCCCGCCGGAGCGCGTCGGGCACTGCCGCGACCTGGTCGACGCGGCGACCTCATTGCTGGTCCTCGGGTCCTCGCTGACGGTGATGTCCGGGCTCCGGTTCGTCCGCCAGGCGGCCCGGGCCGGGAAGCCCGTACTGATCGTCAACCGGGACCCGACCCGCGGCGACCGCGACGCCGCCACCCGGATCGCCCTCCCCCTGGGAACGACCCTGACCGCCCTGGCCGACGGGCTGGGCGTCCCCCTCCCCTCGACGAGCAGGCCGGGCGCCACCGAGGGGTGA
- a CDS encoding TetR/AcrR family transcriptional regulator, whose amino-acid sequence MEFAEAGPDSVTEPGSGSGSGPGPASGPGPGSARPGGRTARVREAVLRAAEDVLAERGFAHLDLADVARRADVGKTTVYRRWGTGAGLMADLLLDMAQQSLPRARTGSLLGDLTANARLVCRTLADPRQGALFKAVIAAATSDPEAAQALHGFYAVRVEEWAPCVREAVERGDVPEGTDPHEVIRAVSAPLYYRLLTTALPLDDAAADRCATAAAAAARAGAYVREQ is encoded by the coding sequence ATGGAGTTCGCCGAAGCCGGGCCGGACAGCGTGACCGAACCAGGGTCAGGGTCGGGGTCAGGGCCCGGGCCGGCGTCGGGGCCGGGGCCGGGGAGCGCGCGGCCCGGAGGGCGTACGGCGAGGGTGCGCGAGGCAGTGCTCCGGGCAGCCGAGGACGTCCTGGCCGAGCGGGGTTTCGCCCACCTGGACCTCGCCGACGTCGCGCGGCGCGCGGACGTCGGGAAGACGACCGTCTACCGCCGGTGGGGCACCGGCGCCGGCCTCATGGCCGACCTGCTGCTGGACATGGCGCAGCAGTCCCTTCCCCGGGCGCGGACGGGCTCGCTCCTCGGAGACCTGACGGCCAACGCCCGGCTGGTGTGCCGCACCCTGGCCGACCCCCGCCAGGGGGCCCTGTTCAAGGCGGTGATCGCGGCTGCCACCAGCGACCCCGAGGCGGCGCAAGCGCTGCACGGCTTCTACGCGGTGCGCGTCGAGGAGTGGGCGCCGTGCGTCCGGGAGGCCGTGGAGCGCGGCGACGTTCCCGAGGGCACCGACCCGCACGAGGTGATCCGCGCGGTGTCCGCCCCCCTCTACTACCGCCTCCTGACCACGGCCCTCCCGCTCGACGACGCCGCGGCCGACCGCTGCGCGACCGCGGCGGCGGCGGCCGCCCGCGCGGGGGCGTACGTACGGGAGCAGTAG
- a CDS encoding TlpA disulfide reductase family protein, whose amino-acid sequence MDAMQITILDDGKETVVAAQRGPAGRILLNPEAAERALGWVRKPHGWCRGDLRVPSSAAARAEHEGLLDPVAFAGLLDRPVATDTGVIALGVSTEERSHALAGATAPDFTLPDVDGVPHSLSDLRGRKVALVFWGSWCGCRYDLPEWERRHTALAEHGFSVLSVAVDRRAADAAPWIAEAAVTHPALIDTDGAVSDLYDVLNVPTVLWIDEEGKVARPHDTRFATDLFRELSGLDSGAALAALDRWVLTGESGLSGEDVTRHTRRATATQQSARTEAALALWLHRAGRAAEAERHFARAEQLAPEDLTIWRGTMPLRGVDPMGDTYFAKRSALTEAGIPIYRPLGDRQQA is encoded by the coding sequence ATGGACGCCATGCAGATCACGATCCTGGACGACGGCAAGGAAACGGTCGTAGCCGCGCAAAGGGGCCCGGCAGGCCGGATCCTCCTGAACCCGGAGGCCGCAGAGCGGGCCCTCGGCTGGGTCCGCAAGCCGCACGGCTGGTGCCGGGGCGACCTGCGCGTCCCCTCGTCCGCCGCCGCCCGGGCCGAACACGAGGGCCTGCTCGACCCGGTGGCGTTCGCCGGGCTCCTCGACCGCCCGGTCGCGACCGACACCGGGGTCATCGCCCTCGGAGTCTCCACGGAGGAACGCTCGCACGCCCTCGCCGGGGCCACCGCCCCGGACTTCACCCTCCCCGACGTCGACGGCGTGCCGCACTCGCTGAGCGACCTGCGCGGCCGCAAGGTCGCCCTGGTCTTCTGGGGCTCCTGGTGCGGCTGCCGCTACGACCTCCCCGAATGGGAGCGCCGTCACACCGCTCTCGCCGAGCACGGCTTCAGCGTCCTCAGCGTCGCGGTGGACCGCCGCGCCGCCGACGCCGCGCCGTGGATCGCCGAGGCCGCGGTCACCCACCCCGCACTCATCGACACGGACGGAGCCGTGTCCGACCTCTACGACGTCCTGAACGTCCCGACCGTCCTGTGGATCGACGAAGAGGGGAAGGTGGCCCGCCCCCACGACACCCGGTTCGCGACCGACCTGTTCCGCGAACTGTCGGGTCTGGACTCCGGCGCGGCGCTGGCCGCACTGGACCGCTGGGTCCTCACCGGAGAGAGCGGACTGTCCGGCGAGGACGTCACCCGGCACACCCGCCGCGCCACGGCCACCCAGCAGTCGGCCCGTACCGAAGCGGCCCTGGCCCTGTGGCTCCACCGGGCCGGCCGCGCGGCAGAAGCCGAACGGCACTTCGCGCGGGCCGAACAGCTCGCACCGGAGGACCTCACCATCTGGCGCGGAACCATGCCCTTGCGCGGCGTGGACCCGATGGGCGACACGTACTTCGCCAAGCGCTCCGCACTCACCGAAGCCGGCATCCCGATCTACCGCCCCCTCGGCGACCGGCAGCAGGCATGA
- a CDS encoding DUF6247 family protein: MSAQPDHVSATPYVPAPGAPAELLDRLRADHRAPQWVPAFEEEWSAALEESRRTFSLAALYETVQAWQARLAAAPAVDAFVASGCDDSAFVDMAELRSSRR, from the coding sequence ATGAGCGCGCAGCCCGACCACGTCAGCGCCACACCGTACGTCCCCGCTCCGGGAGCCCCGGCCGAACTCCTCGATCGGCTCCGCGCCGACCACCGTGCCCCGCAGTGGGTGCCGGCCTTCGAGGAGGAGTGGAGCGCCGCGCTGGAGGAGTCCCGCCGCACGTTCTCGCTCGCCGCGCTGTACGAGACCGTCCAGGCCTGGCAGGCCCGTCTCGCCGCCGCGCCGGCGGTCGACGCGTTCGTCGCCTCCGGCTGCGACGACAGTGCCTTCGTGGACATGGCCGAGCTGCGGAGCAGCCGCCGGTGA
- a CDS encoding aldo/keto reductase — MEYRRLGASGLLVPELSFGAGTFGGQGPLFGAWGDTGVQQARRLVDICIDAGVTMFDTADVYSAGASEEVLGAALKGRRDQVLISTKAGLPMGDGPGGAGTSRSRLITSVDDALRRLDTDHIDLFQLHAFDAGTPVEEVLSALDALVRAGKIRYTGISNFSGWQAMKSLAAADLHGRPCYVAHQVHYSLVGRDYEWELLPLGLDQGLGAIVWSPLGWGRLTGKIRRGQPLPAGSRLHDTADYGPPVEDEYLYRVIDALDEIAGETGRAVPQIALRWLLQRPTVSSVIIGARNEEQLRQNLGAVGWTLAPEQMAKLDAASSRTAPYPYFPYHRQEGFARLNPPAV; from the coding sequence ATGGAGTACAGGCGGCTGGGTGCGTCCGGGCTTCTGGTCCCGGAACTGAGCTTCGGAGCGGGCACCTTCGGCGGGCAGGGACCGCTCTTCGGCGCCTGGGGCGACACCGGCGTGCAGCAGGCGCGCCGCCTGGTGGACATCTGCATCGACGCCGGGGTCACGATGTTCGACACCGCCGACGTCTACTCCGCGGGTGCCTCCGAGGAAGTCCTGGGAGCCGCTCTCAAGGGGCGCCGGGACCAAGTCCTCATCTCCACCAAGGCCGGTCTGCCCATGGGCGACGGCCCGGGCGGGGCGGGGACCTCCCGGTCCCGCCTGATCACCTCCGTGGACGACGCGCTGCGCCGCCTGGACACCGACCACATCGACCTCTTCCAGCTGCACGCCTTCGACGCGGGCACTCCCGTCGAGGAGGTGCTGTCCGCGCTGGACGCCCTGGTCCGGGCGGGGAAGATCCGCTACACCGGGATCTCCAACTTCTCCGGATGGCAGGCGATGAAGTCCCTCGCCGCGGCCGACCTGCACGGCCGCCCGTGCTACGTCGCCCATCAGGTCCACTACTCCCTCGTCGGCCGCGACTACGAATGGGAGCTCCTGCCCCTCGGACTCGACCAGGGGCTGGGCGCGATCGTCTGGAGTCCGCTCGGCTGGGGCCGGCTGACCGGCAAGATCCGCCGGGGTCAGCCGCTGCCCGCCGGCAGCCGGCTGCACGACACCGCCGACTACGGCCCGCCGGTCGAGGACGAGTACCTCTACCGCGTGATCGACGCCCTGGACGAGATCGCCGGGGAGACCGGCAGGGCCGTCCCCCAGATCGCCCTTCGGTGGCTGCTCCAGCGGCCGACCGTGTCCTCCGTCATCATCGGCGCCCGCAACGAGGAGCAACTGCGCCAGAACCTCGGCGCGGTGGGCTGGACGCTCGCCCCGGAGCAGATGGCGAAGCTCGACGCGGCCAGCAGCCGCACGGCCCCCTACCCCTACTTCCCGTACCACCGGCAGGAGGGCTTCGCCCGCCTCAACCCTCCTGCGGTCTGA
- a CDS encoding DUF2264 domain-containing protein: MTLPGLPREDRVLSPYTGYTRAHWEAVADGLLRAAWRWATPQGALLDLPGPPSASGVRSDGLEGYARTFLAAAFRVSGAGGEDPYGWLDRYADGLAAGTRTPGRDDAESWPVIRDLHAGGQPMVESASVALGLRLTRPWLWDRLDSAVQDRTEDWLRGALRHVPAPNNWYLFPYTVAGFLESVGRGDAETARARSRALDLLEGWYAGQGWYADGEGRAFDHYNGWALHLYPVLDGHLDASPDRSGRADRPAPHGDRLRAHLDGFSLLFGADGAPMHFGRSLTYRFAAASAVGLGAVTGHTPLTPGTSRRLISGSLRYFLDRGAVGADGLLGLGWHGPHGATLQNYSGPASPYWASKAFVCLLAPAAHPLWTATEEPAPSEGPDQVLALPAPGLLIQTTRADGIVRLHNHGSDHVGPDQPEAARDEDPLYSRQAYSTRSGPTAGANTPDNHLAVAVAGARSVRRRIHPLGTGQGNGWGWAASWHRPVFPGGAPTVPGLRVESVTFVRGRHELRVHRVQGAPYGARVEQTGWATGPEEPLRSELHPVHGWEVREEARAPAGTAFTRWASVPRLTAGAEHTGLYAALVELTGTGEPDPPPIAGALTRVTADEGSIEVRWADDGSLTRIAFEPLRVEHLPPATG, from the coding sequence ATGACCCTTCCCGGACTGCCCCGCGAAGACCGCGTGTTGAGCCCGTACACCGGCTACACGCGCGCGCACTGGGAGGCGGTGGCCGACGGGCTGCTGCGCGCCGCCTGGCGGTGGGCCACACCGCAGGGGGCCCTGCTCGACCTGCCGGGACCGCCGTCCGCCTCGGGGGTGCGCTCCGACGGGCTCGAAGGGTACGCGCGCACCTTCCTCGCCGCGGCGTTCCGCGTGTCCGGGGCCGGGGGAGAGGACCCGTACGGCTGGCTGGATCGGTACGCGGACGGCCTGGCGGCGGGAACCCGGACGCCGGGCCGTGACGACGCGGAGTCCTGGCCGGTCATCCGCGACCTCCACGCGGGGGGCCAGCCGATGGTCGAGTCGGCCTCGGTGGCCCTCGGACTCCGGCTGACCCGGCCGTGGCTGTGGGACCGCCTCGACAGTGCCGTGCAGGACCGGACCGAGGACTGGTTGCGCGGCGCCCTGCGCCATGTGCCCGCCCCCAACAACTGGTACCTCTTCCCGTACACCGTGGCCGGGTTCCTGGAATCCGTGGGCCGCGGCGACGCCGAGACGGCCAGGGCCCGCAGCCGCGCCCTCGACCTCCTGGAGGGCTGGTACGCGGGCCAGGGCTGGTACGCCGACGGGGAAGGCCGCGCCTTCGACCACTACAACGGCTGGGCGCTGCACCTGTATCCGGTGCTCGACGGCCACCTGGACGCCTCGCCGGACCGGTCAGGCCGCGCGGACCGGCCGGCCCCGCACGGTGACCGCCTGCGGGCCCACCTGGACGGCTTCTCCCTCCTCTTCGGCGCGGACGGGGCGCCGATGCACTTCGGGCGTTCCCTCACCTACCGCTTCGCCGCCGCGTCCGCCGTCGGCCTCGGAGCCGTCACCGGCCACACCCCGCTCACCCCCGGCACCTCGCGCCGCCTGATCAGCGGATCACTGCGCTACTTCCTCGACCGGGGCGCCGTCGGCGCCGACGGCCTGCTGGGCCTCGGATGGCACGGCCCGCACGGGGCGACCCTGCAGAACTATTCCGGGCCGGCCTCGCCGTACTGGGCCTCCAAGGCCTTCGTCTGCCTGCTCGCCCCGGCGGCGCACCCGTTGTGGACGGCGACGGAGGAGCCCGCGCCCAGCGAGGGACCCGACCAGGTGCTCGCTCTGCCGGCGCCCGGACTGCTGATCCAGACCACCCGCGCCGACGGGATCGTACGGCTGCACAACCACGGAAGCGATCACGTCGGGCCGGACCAGCCGGAAGCGGCCCGCGACGAGGACCCGCTCTACTCCCGCCAGGCCTACTCCACCCGCAGCGGCCCCACCGCGGGCGCCAACACCCCGGACAACCACCTCGCCGTGGCCGTGGCAGGCGCCCGCAGTGTCCGGCGGCGCATCCACCCGCTGGGCACCGGACAGGGGAACGGCTGGGGCTGGGCCGCGTCCTGGCACCGGCCGGTCTTCCCGGGAGGCGCGCCCACGGTCCCCGGCCTGCGCGTGGAGAGCGTGACCTTCGTCCGCGGCCGGCACGAACTGCGCGTGCACCGGGTGCAGGGAGCCCCGTACGGAGCCCGCGTGGAACAGACCGGCTGGGCCACCGGGCCCGAGGAGCCGCTGCGCTCGGAGCTCCACCCGGTGCACGGCTGGGAGGTGCGGGAGGAGGCGAGGGCGCCGGCCGGTACCGCCTTCACCCGGTGGGCGAGCGTGCCCCGCCTGACGGCCGGGGCCGAGCACACGGGCCTGTACGCGGCGCTGGTCGAGCTCACCGGCACCGGCGAGCCGGATCCGCCGCCGATCGCCGGGGCGCTCACCCGGGTGACGGCGGACGAAGGATCCATCGAGGTGCGTTGGGCGGACGACGGATCCCTGACCCGCATCGCCTTCGAGCCCCTCCGTGTGGAACACCTGCCACCGGCCACCGGGTAG
- a CDS encoding TetR/AcrR family transcriptional regulator produces MSGDLYTRTQAQGREALRAALLDLAARLLAAEGPSALTMRRIATAAGCSTTVLYRHFGAKDGIAEALYREGFARLRRSLEAVPPAADPPTHLADLGRAYRANALTERNLYQVMFAGLIPGFTPTPEARAVAAASLEVLREAVRACAAAGVLRPAVDVDEVTDVIWAAAHGSITLELAGHFTAQTAERRYQTLTRAAVAAFLKAPGRP; encoded by the coding sequence ATGAGCGGCGACCTCTACACCCGCACCCAGGCCCAAGGCCGGGAAGCGCTCCGCGCCGCCCTCCTCGACCTGGCCGCCCGGCTCCTCGCCGCGGAGGGCCCGTCCGCCCTGACCATGCGCCGCATCGCCACCGCGGCCGGCTGCTCCACCACCGTCCTCTACCGTCACTTCGGCGCGAAGGACGGGATCGCCGAGGCCCTGTACCGGGAAGGCTTCGCCCGCCTGCGCCGCAGCCTGGAGGCCGTCCCCCCGGCCGCCGACCCACCCACCCACCTGGCCGACCTGGGCCGCGCCTACCGCGCGAACGCGCTGACCGAACGCAACCTCTACCAGGTCATGTTCGCCGGCCTCATCCCCGGTTTCACCCCCACCCCCGAGGCCCGCGCGGTCGCCGCCGCAAGCCTGGAAGTCCTCCGCGAAGCCGTACGGGCCTGCGCGGCGGCCGGTGTCCTGCGCCCGGCCGTGGACGTCGACGAGGTCACGGACGTCATCTGGGCGGCCGCGCACGGCTCGATCACCCTCGAACTCGCGGGCCACTTCACGGCCCAGACGGCAGAGCGCCGCTACCAAACCCTCACCAGAGCCGCCGTAGCCGCATTCCTGAAGGCGCCCGGGCGGCCCTGA